One window of Triticum dicoccoides isolate Atlit2015 ecotype Zavitan chromosome 5A, WEW_v2.0, whole genome shotgun sequence genomic DNA carries:
- the LOC119299333 gene encoding cold-responsive protein kinase 1-like isoform X2 yields the protein MILVEPTSLAKAVLVLCSGLKDATIVAVKVLSAHSKQGIQEFFTELTAISDIVHENLITLVGCCAEGPHRILVYNYLENNSLAHTLLGKGYSSIRFNWRVRVKIAVGVAHGLAFLHEEIHPPIIHRDIKASNILLDKDLTPKISDFGLARLLPPNATHVSTRIAGTIGYLAPEYAVRGQVTKKSDIYSFGVLLLEIVSGRCNHNNRLPYEDQFLLERTWTCYEQGQLEKMIDADLEDDLDSDEACRFLKVGLLCTQDAMKLRPNMTNVVRMLTGEKDVSMERITKPAVIGDMGDIKVNNQLRPGDSQSEPSTIISSEATAESSP from the exons ATGATTTTAGTGGAGCCAACAAGCTTGGCGAAGGCGGTTTTGGTTCTGTGTTCAGG GCTTAAAGACGCCACAATTGTTGCGGTAAAGGTGCTTTCTGCCCATTCAAAGCAAGGCATCCAAGAGTTCTTTACTGAACTTACAGCAATTTCTGATATTGTGCATGAAAACCTGATCACCTTAGTCGGTTGCTGCGCTGAGGGACCCCATAGGATCCTTGTATACAACTATCTTGAAAACAATAGCCTTGCACATACACTGCTAG GTAAGGGTTATAGCAGCATTCGATTCAACTGGAGAGTCCGTGTTAAAATTGCTGTAGGTGTTGCCCATGGGCTTGCATTTCTCCACGAAGAAATCCATCCTCCCATAATCCACCGGGACATAAAGGCAAGCAATATTCTGCTTGACAAGGATCTCACACCCAAAATTTCTGATTTTGGGTTGGCAAGGCTCCTCCCTCCAAATGCAACTCATGTGAGCACCCGCATTGCAGGTACAAT AGGATACCTGGCTCCTGAATATGCAGTTAGAGGGCAAGTGACAAAGAAGTCAGATATTTATAGTTTTGGTGTTTTGCTATTGGAAATTGTTAGTGGCAGGTGTAACCACAATAATAGATTGCCTTATGAAGACCAATTTCTGCTCGAGAGG ACATGGACATGTTATGAACAAGGACAGCTCGAGAAGATGATAGATGCAGATCTAGAAGATGACCTAGACTCCGACGAGGCATGCCGATTCTTGAAAGTTGGTCTTCTGTGCACTCAAGACGCGATGAAACTCCGTCCCAACATGACCAACGTCGTCCGGATGCTGACCGGAGAAAAAGATGTCTCCATGGAGAGGATCACCAAGCCTGCTGTGATCGGTGACATGGGAGACATCAAGGTCAACAACCAGCTGAGACCAGGCGACTCGCAATCTGAACCATCCACAATCATATCATCAGAAGCAACAGCAGAGTCATCGCCGTGA
- the LOC119299333 gene encoding cold-responsive protein kinase 1-like isoform X1 — MACCLMCRKDIKQTIEGEEVPGGNKVKAFSYSELRKATHDFSGANKLGEGGFGSVFRGRLKDATIVAVKVLSAHSKQGIQEFFTELTAISDIVHENLITLVGCCAEGPHRILVYNYLENNSLAHTLLGKGYSSIRFNWRVRVKIAVGVAHGLAFLHEEIHPPIIHRDIKASNILLDKDLTPKISDFGLARLLPPNATHVSTRIAGTIGYLAPEYAVRGQVTKKSDIYSFGVLLLEIVSGRCNHNNRLPYEDQFLLERTWTCYEQGQLEKMIDADLEDDLDSDEACRFLKVGLLCTQDAMKLRPNMTNVVRMLTGEKDVSMERITKPAVIGDMGDIKVNNQLRPGDSQSEPSTIISSEATAESSP, encoded by the exons ATGGCTTGTTGCCTTATGTGTAGAAAGGACATCAAACAGACTATTGAAGGTGAAGAAG TTCCAGGAGGAAATAAGGTGAAAGCTTTTTCTTACAGTGAGCTGAGAAAAGCCACACATGATTTTAGTGGAGCCAACAAGCTTGGCGAAGGCGGTTTTGGTTCTGTGTTCAGG GGAAGGCTTAAAGACGCCACAATTGTTGCGGTAAAGGTGCTTTCTGCCCATTCAAAGCAAGGCATCCAAGAGTTCTTTACTGAACTTACAGCAATTTCTGATATTGTGCATGAAAACCTGATCACCTTAGTCGGTTGCTGCGCTGAGGGACCCCATAGGATCCTTGTATACAACTATCTTGAAAACAATAGCCTTGCACATACACTGCTAG GTAAGGGTTATAGCAGCATTCGATTCAACTGGAGAGTCCGTGTTAAAATTGCTGTAGGTGTTGCCCATGGGCTTGCATTTCTCCACGAAGAAATCCATCCTCCCATAATCCACCGGGACATAAAGGCAAGCAATATTCTGCTTGACAAGGATCTCACACCCAAAATTTCTGATTTTGGGTTGGCAAGGCTCCTCCCTCCAAATGCAACTCATGTGAGCACCCGCATTGCAGGTACAAT AGGATACCTGGCTCCTGAATATGCAGTTAGAGGGCAAGTGACAAAGAAGTCAGATATTTATAGTTTTGGTGTTTTGCTATTGGAAATTGTTAGTGGCAGGTGTAACCACAATAATAGATTGCCTTATGAAGACCAATTTCTGCTCGAGAGG ACATGGACATGTTATGAACAAGGACAGCTCGAGAAGATGATAGATGCAGATCTAGAAGATGACCTAGACTCCGACGAGGCATGCCGATTCTTGAAAGTTGGTCTTCTGTGCACTCAAGACGCGATGAAACTCCGTCCCAACATGACCAACGTCGTCCGGATGCTGACCGGAGAAAAAGATGTCTCCATGGAGAGGATCACCAAGCCTGCTGTGATCGGTGACATGGGAGACATCAAGGTCAACAACCAGCTGAGACCAGGCGACTCGCAATCTGAACCATCCACAATCATATCATCAGAAGCAACAGCAGAGTCATCGCCGTGA